In a single window of the Amia ocellicauda isolate fAmiCal2 chromosome 20, fAmiCal2.hap1, whole genome shotgun sequence genome:
- the LOC136716097 gene encoding olfactomedin-like protein 2A produces the protein MQVSLCVATLSLLALTLDTSTAKPSALKSKPHGTNEGQCGCRCLLRRPSLEQCMLGTEQGEWKHNPSLIQPLPSWGSKCKCHCEITGYSPCENELKLDRLRNKIPDITKIQSTVKILQQALENSDIRRLSSNTNRVITHIKTLDQVLQTNEVVDKSLLKKLQGSLLHNALLYQNFSEAIRSLSREVYKLNGHLRHTVATQPSKDITDHTGDVHNNVISHQNSLPLVDNNTNPSTETHHSQIVNATMTHPNQLTNVSQESHSMHHGNQKGEHIQDISIHGVKHVESFTTPFPTPYDRVKTTAYNKSPPLVQQEFSNGVHKNNCSGTLISVEFPQIVAHFGSKEGAWFSDPIFPDGTIYVADRIFGSILLEFKDLKALRQDNPSSPHHSLPCSYSGTGHTVYNGSFYYLKAFTQTLIRYSLAQRALAAWTQLHDLSIPTRSGSGVDWQGHNDVTLGADEAGLWAAYPSTHFGAILEDELVMIRLDPVELLPLKDSYWKTGLQRSQYGLYFLSCGVLYCLYQDALHYAFDTHTQAQSRISLSFPARSDSTHLTQLYYCPWRRALFGWDNATQISYSLLFTQ, from the exons ATGCAAGTATCCCTGTGTGTGGCAACACTCTCACTGCTGGCTCTGACACTAGACACCTCTACTGCTAAACCG tctgcactgaaatccaaACCCCATGGTACCAATGAGGGCCAGTGTGGTTGTAGATGTTTACTGAGGCGGCCATCCTtggagcagtgcatgctgggtaCTGAGCAGGGCGAATGGAAACACAACCCCTCTCTGATACAGCCGCTGCCCTCTTGGGGTTCAAAGTGCAAGTGTCACTGTGAGATCACAGGCTACAGCCCCTGTGAGAATGAACTGAAGTTGGACAGGCTGCGAAACAAAATCCCAGACATCACCAAG ATTCAATCCACAGTGAAGATTCTTCAGCAGGCTCTGGAAAACTCAGATATCCGGCGACTTAGTTCCAACACTAACAGAGTGATCACCCATATCAAGACACTGGATCAG GTTCTCCAGACCAACGAGGTAGTGGACAAGTCGCTGTTGAAGAAGCTGCAAGGCTCTCTCCTTCACAATGCACTGCTCTACCAGAATTTCAGCGAGGCAATTAGGTCCCTGTCTCGCGAGGTCTACAAACTCAATGGCCATCTGAGGCACACTGTTGCAACACAGCCGAGTAAAGATATCACTGACCACACTGGGGACGTGCACAACAATGTAATTAGTCACCAGAACTCTTTACCTCTGGTAGACAACAATACCAATCCAAGCACAGAGACTCATCACAGCCAAATCGTCAATGCTACCATGACACATCCTAACCAACTCACCAATGTGAGTCAGGAGTCCCACAGTATGCATCATGGCAACCAGAAG GGGGAGCACATACAAGATATTTCCATCCATGGAGTGAAACATGTGGAGAGTTTCACTACCCCCTTCCCAACTCCGTACGATAGGGTAAAGACAACAGCATACAACAAAAGTCCACCTTTGGTCCAGCAGGAGTTTTCCAATGGAG TGCATAAGAATAACTGCTCAGGAACGTTGATTTCAGTGGAGTTCCCCCAGATTGTGGCTCATTTTGGGAGCAAGGAAGGAGCTTGGTTTAGTGACCCTATATTCCCAGATGGGACCATCTATGTGGCAGATAGGATTTTTGGCAGCATCCTCTTGGAGTTCAAGGACCTCAAAGCTCTGAGACAAG ACAATCCCTCCTCCCCACATCATTCGTTACCATGCAGCTACTCGGGTACAGGACACACTGTCTACAATGGCTCCTTCTACTACCTCAAGGCATTCACTCAAACCCTGATCCGCTACAGCCTGGCCCAGCGAGCTCTGGCTGCTTGGACTCAACTGCATGACCTCTCCATCCCCACAAGGTCGGGGTCCGGTGTGGACTGGCAGGGTCATAATGATGTCACTCTGGGTGCAGATGAAGCTGGACTCTGGGCAGCCTACCCTTCCACCCACTTTGGAGCTATTTTGGAGGACGAACTGGTTATGATCCGATTAGACCCTGTGGAGTTGCTTCCCCTCAAGGACTCGTATTGGAAGACAGGTCTCCAGAGATCCCAGTATGGGCTCTACTTTCTCAGCTGTGGTGTTCTGTACTGTCTGTATCAGGATGCACTGCACTATGCCtttgacacgcacacacaggctCAGAGCCGTATTTCCCTGTCCTTCCCTGCTAGAAGTGATTCCACACACCTCACCCAGCTTTATTATTGTCCCTGGCGCAGGGCATTGTTTGGCTGGGATAATGCCACACAAATCTCCTACTCACTCCTTTTCACACAGTGA